Part of the uncultured Desulfobacter sp. genome, AACCACTATTGAATCCGGAGCCGTATTTTTTATCCGTTCAAGGCTTCTGTCATCGATGCTGATTTTATTAACAAGATGCTTGAGTACCCTGCCCATAATAAAGCTTTGGGTGCCGGGATAAAAACTTGAATAATACTCATAAGAATCATTGAGCAACAGCATCATTAATCTATGTATTTTTTTTCTGGTGGATAGGACCAGGTTATTTATCGGTTCAAACAAACTCATAGGGTTGTCCTTTAGGGGTGTCCTTTTTTCCTTCGAAATTTGAAGGGTCAGTGGTGGCAGGAACGTTGTTGCCGGTTATTTCAATACCAGAGCTTGGTTTACAAGGCAATATGATAATTTTATTATACCGGCCATGGGCCGGACCGGTGCAGCAACAGCCGGAGGCAAATGCACAACGAAAGATTAAAATCGTTTGAAAATTTATTTTAACTTTCGTATAAAATGATTGAAGCAACGTTTCTTATTTTATTCTAACATATTGAATCGAAAGTGTTTATTTGGGTGTTTGGGAATGGGTAAAAACGCCTTGATAAAATCAAAGGCCTGTGATACTTTTCTTCATCTATTTGAATTTGAAACACGCATATAAGTAAGTAAATTTTTAATTTTTGGGTATGGATCACGTATTTACGTACCATCAAATGTTTAGACGGGAATTTAAGGAGGATAACCTATGAAAACGTTAATTGGCGGAGCTATTGCAGTTCTTCTCGGAGTTGTTGGTCTGGCTGTATGGTTTACTGAATTTTTGATGATTATTACCGGATGTATCCCTGTCATTCTTCTTTTGGCCGGCGGTTTCGCACTCTATCTTGGATTTGACGAGTTGAAAGACTCTTGGAAAAATGACGAAGGCGCTGACGCTTCTGCCGATTAAGGCAAGACTCCGCTTTAGGAAAAGCGCCGGATAAATTTGAATTACCGGATTTATCAGTCGATAGCACAGTATTAAAAAGGGGCCGTGATGAAAGATCACGACCCTTTTTGTTTTTTATCTGTATATATAGAAAGGTTGTGACGCCTGCTTGAACGCCTGCAACGGAATCTGCCAGGTTTTTTCCAGTTCATGGAGGTCGTTCATATTCTTAACGTTTTCCCGCAAATCCCGGCTGCCTAAGATAAGGTCCATGGGCAGGCGCTCGAACTCATATTCATAGGGCGGTGCCTTGAACTCAAATTCGTTGGGATGGGCCCTTATGATTTCCTGTAATAAAATCAGAGAATATAGATAGGGTTTGTATGCTTTTCTGTCTGTGACATGGATGTGAAAGCCTTTGCACATCCGGTTCTGCCATTTTCCCGATGTGGGCTGGAAACACAAAGGCCGCAGCACAATGCCTTGAAGACGCTCCTGTACCCGCTGCTTTAGGGTGTCAACTTCCACGAACGGTGCGCCGAACTGTTCAAAGGGCAGGGTGGTTCCCCGTCCTTCGGACAGATTGGTCCCTTCAAGGATGACCTGTCCGGGATACACCATGGCTGAAAGGGGTGTGGGCAGGTTCGGGGACGGCGGTATCCAGACCAATCCGGTATCCTGCCAGTACATGTCCCGGGTCCATCCCTGCATGGGAATGACGGTCAGGTCACAATTGATGTTCCGGGTCGCATTAAAGAAGGCGGCAATTTCGCCTACGGTCATGCCGTGGCGCATGGGGATGGGAAAACGCCCGACAAATGAGGCATACGCTTCTTCAAGGACGTTACCCTCAATCTGTGCTCCGCCCACCGGATTGGGCCGGTCCAGAATCACCACGGATTTGCCGAGTGCCGCAGCCGTTTCAAGGCAGTAGGATATGGTATATATGAAGGTGTACACACGGGTGCCGACATCCTGAATATCGATGACCAGGGTGTCTATGTCGTCAAACATATCGGCGGTGGGGATTCTTGTTTCACTGTACAGGCTGAATACCGGTATGTTCAGATCCGGGTCCCTGAAATGCCCCGATTCAATCATATTGTCCTGCTTTTCCGCAAAAAAACCGTGCTGGGGGGAGAACAGGGCGTTCAACTGCCCGGGGTAACACTTGGCGATAACGTCCTTTGCGTGTACAAATTGACGTGTTATTGAGGCGGGATTGCCCAAAAGGCCCAATCGCCTGCTTTTTAGACAACCAGGCGGGTTGTCCCAAAGGGTGTCTAATCCGGTTTTGACCCGTGGGGTATTTTTGTTCAATTTTGGTCTCCAGTTAATTATGTACCAATTCAACTATCACAGGTATTGACAAAAATTCAAATCCTAACTAATTAGTACGGGTTTATCAAACCCGCAAATCAATGGAGTGCATCTTTCATGTCGTTTTCAGTCAGTGAATCCGTAAAGGCCATAAAACCCTATGAGGCCGGCAAACCGTTAAGTGAGGTGGAGCGCGAGTATGGTATTACCAATGCGGTAAAGCTTGCCTCCAATGAAAATCCCTTTGGGTGTTCCCCCAAAGTGGCTGATGCCGTTTTGTCCAAATTGCCTGAAATGCACCGGTATCCTGAGCCGGTTCCTTTTACGCTGTGCCAATCACTTGCTGAAAAATACCATGTGGGGATGGAAAATCTGGTCATTGGAAACGGCTCCGATGATATCATTGCCCTGCTTGCCCATGGATTTTTAGACCCCGGGGAGCAAGCGGTGATGCCGCTGCCCTCCTTTCTGATGTATGAGATCAGTGTCAAGACCGCCAAGGGCGTTCCGGTGATGGTGCCGCTCCAGGATTTTTCCACCAACCTTGACGGACTTGTCAAGGCGGTAACCCCCGAAACCAAACTGGTGTTTGTGACCAATCCGTTCAACCCCACCGGCGCCTCGATTACCACGGATGAATTTTTACGGTTCGCCGATCAGTTGCCGGAGAACGTGCTGATTGTTGTGGATGAGGCGTATATTGAATTTGTTCGCAGCGATTCGGTATATGACAGCTTGGCTGAACCATTGGCGGATCCAAGAATTGTGACCATCCGAACGTTTTCCAAGGCATATGGTCTTGCCGGATTCCGCATCGGGTACGGGGTGATGGACCAGGCGGTTGCTGAAATTTTGAACCGTATACGCCAGCCTTTTAATGTGAACTCCCTTGCCCAGGCGGCGGCCCAGGCGGCGTTGCAGGATACGGACTTTTTATCCAAAACCCTTTCCGGCACCCACAAGGGCATTGATTTTCTAACCGAAAAATTTATCCAGGCAGGGTTTGGTGTGCTGCCCACCCAGGCCAACTTTCTGATGGTGGATGTAAAGACCGATTCCCGGGCGATTTGTGAAAAACTGCTTAGAAAAGGCGTGGTCGTGCGATCCCTGGCCTCCTATGGATACGACACCTTTCTTCGCATCAATGCCGGTACGGATCAAGAGAACCAAACGTGCGTGGAGGTACTGCTCGGTGCCGCAGGTAAATAAATTGATGAATCACCGAATTGTTACCATTGACGGGCCGGCCGGAGCCGGCAAAACAACTGTTTCAAAGGCCCTTGCCGGGGAACTTGGCTGTGTGTATGTGGATACAGGCGCACTGTACAGGGCCGTTGCCTATGAAATCCGGAACAGTAAGGTTGACTGGAAGGATAGCGGGCGGCTTGAATCGTTTCTTGCCGGTCTTGATCTTGATTTTGTCATGGACGGCCGGGAACCTGTGCTGACGTCATCGGGTCGGGATATCGGCGCGTTTATCCGCACCCCTGAGATCACCATGCTGGCCTCGGCCACATCGGCTGTTCCCCAGGTGCGAAAGGCGCTGCTGGGGATTCAAAAATTCATAGCCGGGGAACGGGATGCCGTGTTCGAAGGCCGGGATATGGGGACGGCTGTGTTCCCCAATGCACCATTCAAGTTTTTTTTGACCGCCGACGTTAATGTGCGTGCCCGAAGGCGATTTGAGGAATCCGATAAATCCGGGGTTTCGTTGGAAAAAATTCTCGAAGATATGGTCAAGCGGGATGCGGACGATACCCGGCGTGAGATCTCTCCATTGAAGCCGGCCCCGGATGCCGTGCGCATAGATGCCACTGAATTAGACGTCCTTCAGGTGGTTGAAAAAATGAAACGCATCGTCATGAATCTTTAAAAAGTTATGGAAATTCTTGATTTTTCTTTTTTTCATTGGTATAAGACCCAATTGTACTCGTCTTCTGCCATCTTTTCCTTATGATTCAAAGGCGGGTAACATCATCGATTAGGGGGATTAATATTAATGAACAACATTGCTGAAGAAAACGAAAACGAAAAC contains:
- the hisC gene encoding histidinol-phosphate transaminase produces the protein MSFSVSESVKAIKPYEAGKPLSEVEREYGITNAVKLASNENPFGCSPKVADAVLSKLPEMHRYPEPVPFTLCQSLAEKYHVGMENLVIGNGSDDIIALLAHGFLDPGEQAVMPLPSFLMYEISVKTAKGVPVMVPLQDFSTNLDGLVKAVTPETKLVFVTNPFNPTGASITTDEFLRFADQLPENVLIVVDEAYIEFVRSDSVYDSLAEPLADPRIVTIRTFSKAYGLAGFRIGYGVMDQAVAEILNRIRQPFNVNSLAQAAAQAALQDTDFLSKTLSGTHKGIDFLTEKFIQAGFGVLPTQANFLMVDVKTDSRAICEKLLRKGVVVRSLASYGYDTFLRINAGTDQENQTCVEVLLGAAGK
- the cmk gene encoding (d)CMP kinase produces the protein MNHRIVTIDGPAGAGKTTVSKALAGELGCVYVDTGALYRAVAYEIRNSKVDWKDSGRLESFLAGLDLDFVMDGREPVLTSSGRDIGAFIRTPEITMLASATSAVPQVRKALLGIQKFIAGERDAVFEGRDMGTAVFPNAPFKFFLTADVNVRARRRFEESDKSGVSLEKILEDMVKRDADDTRREISPLKPAPDAVRIDATELDVLQVVEKMKRIVMNL
- a CDS encoding DUF1343 domain-containing protein, with protein sequence MNKNTPRVKTGLDTLWDNPPGCLKSRRLGLLGNPASITRQFVHAKDVIAKCYPGQLNALFSPQHGFFAEKQDNMIESGHFRDPDLNIPVFSLYSETRIPTADMFDDIDTLVIDIQDVGTRVYTFIYTISYCLETAAALGKSVVILDRPNPVGGAQIEGNVLEEAYASFVGRFPIPMRHGMTVGEIAAFFNATRNINCDLTVIPMQGWTRDMYWQDTGLVWIPPSPNLPTPLSAMVYPGQVILEGTNLSEGRGTTLPFEQFGAPFVEVDTLKQRVQERLQGIVLRPLCFQPTSGKWQNRMCKGFHIHVTDRKAYKPYLYSLILLQEIIRAHPNEFEFKAPPYEYEFERLPMDLILGSRDLRENVKNMNDLHELEKTWQIPLQAFKQASQPFYIYR